A DNA window from Fodinibius sp. Rm-B-1B1-1 contains the following coding sequences:
- a CDS encoding GTP-binding protein has translation MAKETFQRDKPHVNIGTIGHVDHGKTTTTAAITTVMAKHHGG, from the coding sequence ATGGCAAAAGAGACATTTCAGCGAGATAAGCCACATGTAAACATAGGAACGATAGGTCACGTAGACCACGGGAAGACGACCACGACGGCGGCGATTACGACCGTAATGGCCAAGCACCACGGCGGGG